The Saccharopolyspora gloriosae genome window below encodes:
- a CDS encoding SAF domain-containing protein: MWFTAGLLMAGAVVGNAVLIGQMSGREPVLVLARDVAWGQPVSGDDVKTVDLPVEVGAFAVREVAQAGIVGQVAGRNLHAGDLLAPDDLAAQAVPGPGQWVLGLRLEPGRYPARGLAPNDPIAVHPAPDEGVSSGSGTQQSGQEFPARVVHVSPPDADGAITADVLIPESTAPAAVEAAVGGAQVSLLGPPQK; encoded by the coding sequence GTGTGGTTCACCGCTGGCCTGCTGATGGCCGGTGCGGTGGTGGGCAATGCGGTGTTGATCGGGCAGATGTCGGGTCGCGAGCCGGTGCTCGTGCTCGCTCGCGATGTGGCGTGGGGACAGCCGGTGTCCGGCGACGACGTGAAAACCGTCGACCTTCCGGTCGAGGTGGGCGCGTTCGCGGTTCGGGAAGTTGCGCAAGCCGGGATCGTCGGGCAGGTCGCCGGGCGGAACCTGCACGCCGGAGACCTCCTCGCGCCGGACGACCTCGCCGCTCAAGCGGTGCCGGGACCGGGGCAGTGGGTTCTCGGTCTGCGGCTGGAACCCGGCCGCTACCCCGCACGCGGCCTCGCCCCGAACGACCCCATCGCCGTTCACCCCGCCCCCGACGAGGGGGTCAGCAGCGGAAGTGGGACGCAGCAATCAGGGCAGGAGTTCCCGGCGCGGGTCGTGCACGTGTCACCGCCGGACGCGGACGGAGCGATCACCGCCGACGTCCTCATTCCCGAATCCACTGCACCGGCCGCGGTGGAGGCGGCCGTGGGCGGGGCGCAGGTCAGCCTGCTCGGCCCACCCCAGAAGTGA
- a CDS encoding GGDEF domain-containing protein, protein MRVSTAQATTVARAWVRTSRSTLAAENSELRRQLQSWQIYIAELERELARASAQAWDTVAEVPVRAVWESIVDSRLAGERERTWVVWADLDQFKRVNDRYGHLAGDAVLRAVARRLEEAFAARSPVVCRLGGDEFGVLARDLDRDADLARFAALMAEPVALPHGCSVLVSASIGLVHAGELAPGVSREDVLRRADADSYAHKPHPVLGAPSPRTRARQLGGDVIGAAR, encoded by the coding sequence ATGCGTGTTTCGACGGCACAAGCGACGACGGTGGCACGGGCCTGGGTGCGCACATCACGTAGCACCCTCGCCGCGGAGAACAGTGAACTGCGTCGTCAGCTTCAATCCTGGCAGATCTACATCGCCGAGCTGGAGCGAGAGCTGGCGAGAGCGAGTGCGCAGGCGTGGGACACCGTGGCCGAGGTACCGGTGCGGGCCGTGTGGGAGTCCATTGTGGATTCCCGACTCGCGGGTGAACGGGAGCGCACGTGGGTGGTGTGGGCGGATCTCGATCAGTTCAAGCGGGTCAACGATCGGTATGGGCATCTGGCCGGGGACGCGGTCCTGCGGGCGGTGGCGCGGCGTCTGGAGGAAGCGTTCGCGGCGCGGTCGCCGGTGGTGTGCCGTCTCGGTGGCGACGAGTTCGGAGTGCTCGCCCGCGACCTCGACCGCGACGCGGACTTGGCACGCTTCGCCGCCCTGATGGCTGAACCGGTGGCGTTGCCGCATGGGTGCTCGGTGCTCGTGTCGGCGTCGATCGGTCTCGTGCATGCCGGCGAGCTCGCCCCCGGTGTGTCGCGCGAGGACGTGCTGCGCCGGGCGGACGCGGACTCCTACGCCCACAAACCACACCCTGTCCTCGGTGCTCCGAGCCCACGCACGCGGGCACGGCAGCTCGGTGGCGACGTGATCGGAGCGGCACGGTGA
- a CDS encoding putative T7SS-secreted protein has product MAAELGQTRDPKALIPGDPDALNVMVEKFTLFGDALITAGEGMRDITVDGWNGTAADRFLAMYEVEPPRWLLCGDAFNDAASALTTYSDALLWSQGKAAEAVLMWDEAQAVTDAARADHARALDQAANEAAARGAPAPEQAPFHDPGHEKRTAAVDLLRRTRDQLRGSADLAATVVAAARDHAPEKPGWFGQTMGMLEDFAYGVRDGIDENLGATLDFAASLAQNPSKIDDAAVAAGTNIASAVSNPGQTVKNILDVDTWKDNPGRAVGHLIADTVGGGPVKRVAGEVATGRALAGDGAPRDERRGYEPVRNRVKLRAQTKRDIYRSADRAPNGEDFECAATEEEIPARRYPDGNPVLINPDTGKPDRNGMSVPQPGEFHFGHQPYREWWRYKIEAEEGGYSRQRVIEDQNDPDRYRIETPQANRSHRYEHPR; this is encoded by the coding sequence ATGGCCGCTGAACTCGGGCAGACCCGGGACCCGAAAGCACTGATCCCGGGTGATCCGGACGCGCTGAACGTGATGGTCGAGAAGTTCACGCTGTTCGGCGACGCACTGATCACCGCTGGCGAGGGCATGCGCGACATCACCGTCGACGGGTGGAACGGCACGGCCGCCGACCGGTTCCTCGCGATGTACGAGGTCGAACCGCCACGCTGGCTGCTGTGCGGCGATGCGTTCAACGACGCCGCCTCGGCATTGACCACCTACTCCGATGCCCTGCTCTGGTCACAGGGCAAGGCGGCCGAAGCGGTGCTGATGTGGGACGAAGCCCAAGCAGTCACCGACGCTGCGCGAGCCGACCACGCCCGCGCCCTCGACCAAGCCGCCAACGAGGCCGCAGCTCGAGGTGCGCCCGCCCCCGAGCAAGCTCCGTTCCACGATCCCGGTCACGAGAAACGTACGGCCGCCGTGGACCTTCTCCGACGCACCCGAGACCAGCTCCGCGGGTCCGCCGACCTCGCCGCGACCGTCGTCGCCGCAGCCCGCGACCACGCTCCCGAGAAACCCGGCTGGTTCGGGCAGACGATGGGCATGCTCGAAGACTTCGCCTACGGAGTACGCGACGGCATCGACGAAAACCTCGGAGCCACGCTCGACTTCGCAGCCTCACTCGCCCAGAACCCCAGCAAGATCGACGACGCGGCCGTGGCAGCGGGCACCAACATCGCCTCCGCGGTCAGCAATCCAGGCCAAACGGTCAAGAACATCCTCGACGTCGACACCTGGAAGGACAACCCCGGCCGCGCCGTCGGACACCTGATCGCCGACACCGTCGGCGGCGGTCCCGTCAAACGCGTCGCCGGAGAAGTCGCTACAGGCCGCGCCCTCGCCGGAGACGGCGCGCCACGCGACGAACGGCGTGGCTACGAACCCGTCCGCAACCGCGTCAAACTCCGCGCCCAAACCAAACGTGACATCTACCGATCTGCTGATCGTGCACCAAACGGCGAAGATTTCGAATGTGCGGCGACTGAAGAAGAGATCCCGGCCCGGCGGTACCCAGACGGTAACCCAGTGCTCATCAACCCAGACACCGGTAAACCTGACCGGAACGGCATGAGCGTGCCGCAGCCCGGAGAGTTCCATTTCGGCCACCAGCCTTACAGAGAGTGGTGGCGGTACAAGATCGAGGCTGAAGAGGGAGGGTATTCGAGACAACGGGTCATTGAGGATCAAAATGATCCCGATAGATATCGGATTGAAACTCCCCAGGCGAACCGTAGCCACCGATATGAGCACCCGCGGTAG